The window CCGGCGACGCCGGCTCGATCCTGCGGACCGTGTCCGTGTTGAACCAGCTCTCGGAGTGGTGAGGTCGACGCCGCCCGCTCGGGGACCGTCTACGTATCTGCGTCGTCAGGGATCGTTTCGGCCTCGTCGTCCGCGGCCTCGACCCCGAAGTAGCCGGGTTCGTCCCCGACCGGATCGTTGATCACCAGCTCGTCGGCGTGCACCATCAACCAGGGGATCGTCCAGGCAACGACCCGCTCTTCGGTGTCGGCGTCGAGTTCAACGTCGGGGTCGAGGCCCTGGAGGAGCCGCGCGATCTCCGGAACGGTGTACATCAGCTCTGGGTCGAGAACCTCGTCGGGGTCGTACAACCGGTAGGGGTACAGCGTCTCGAACGCGTCCTTCGGTCGGGGCATACTCCCCTCTCGTCGGCGGGACGGAAAAGTTCCGTCGGGTCCGTTCGGCCTTCGGCCTCACTTCCCCGACGACTTCCCACTCGTTTCACTCGCGGGAATTCCGTCGGGTCCGCCCTGCCTTCGACCTCACTTACCCGACGACTTCCCACTCGCTTGATCGCCGGCGCGCAGCGCCGGCTTCCAGCGGGACCGAATGTCCCGCCCGGATCGCGGGAATCTCGTCGGATCCGGCCGTCGACGACCGCGTCGTCGCGACGGTCGAGGTCGCCCTGAGGACTCGCCAGCGGACGCCCTCGATCCCACGACCGCCCCCGACGACTGTCCCCGCCGTCCGTCCGCTGCCAGTCAGTATATGTGTCCGCCCTCCCTGGATCGGGTATGCGAACTGTGGACGCCGCCGGACTGGAGATCGGCGACGAGCATCCGCCGCGGATCATGGGAGTCCTGAACGTCTCGAAGGAGTCGCCCTACGACCCGAGCGTCTTCGACGACCCGGGGGAGGCCGCCGCCTACGTCGATCGGGAACTCATCGACCAGGGCGCGGACATCGTCGACGTCGGCCTGGAATCGGCGAACAAGCGCTTCGAGGTCCTCTCCGCCGAGGAGGAACTCGACCGGCTCGACACGGCGGTCGAGACGCTCGAAAGCGTCTCCGGCGACGCCGTCTTCTCGATCGAGACGCGGTACCACGAGGTCGCAGAGGAGGCGCTCTCGCGGGGGTTCGACATGGTCAACGACATCTGCGGGTTCGCCGACCCGGAGATGCCGCGCGTCTGCGAGGACCACGACGTCGCGGTCGCGAAGATGGCCTCGCCGCCGGATCTCACCCGCCCCGGCGCGGTCGAGTCCGTGGACTGGGCGGCGCGGAGCGCCGCCGAACGGGAGCGTGGCCGCGGCTACGCGGACGACGTCTACGACGCGCTCTCGCTGAACGGCTTCACCGACAAGACGCTCCTCGACCCGGCCTTCGGCGGGTGGTCCGAGGAGAAGACGACCGAAGACGACCGGGAGACGTTCCGGCGGCTCCGAGAGTTTCGGGGGTTGGGGTACCCGATCCTCGTCTCGATCAACCGGAAGAACTTCCTCCGGGAGGTGACCGGCCGCTCGACCGAGGAGGCGCTGCCGGTCTCGCTGGCGGCGACGTCGATGGCGGTCGAGCGCGGCGCACACGTGATTCGGACCCACGACGTCGAAGAGACCAGGGACGCCGCGTACGTCGGCCACGAGTTCGCC is drawn from Halobellus limi and contains these coding sequences:
- a CDS encoding DUF5827 family protein, which produces MPRPKDAFETLYPYRLYDPDEVLDPELMYTVPEIARLLQGLDPDVELDADTEERVVAWTIPWLMVHADELVINDPVGDEPGYFGVEAADDEAETIPDDADT
- the folP gene encoding dihydropteroate synthase; amino-acid sequence: MRTVDAAGLEIGDEHPPRIMGVLNVSKESPYDPSVFDDPGEAAAYVDRELIDQGADIVDVGLESANKRFEVLSAEEELDRLDTAVETLESVSGDAVFSIETRYHEVAEEALSRGFDMVNDICGFADPEMPRVCEDHDVAVAKMASPPDLTRPGAVESVDWAARSAAERERGRGYADDVYDALSLNGFTDKTLLDPAFGGWSEEKTTEDDRETFRRLREFRGLGYPILVSINRKNFLREVTGRSTEEALPVSLAATSMAVERGAHVIRTHDVEETRDAAYVGHEFARSRLRGTTDGRDAGDVSVEELDVTTTREAERHLDRLGAEESVAGDAVVRVVELSELSDPAVGALSAAAAETGVTVVADGSATERVASADGGEPHAGRRVLLFGTPRGLAGLETAVGDGAGSEALSDALGMIAASVDC